One Candidatus Methanomethylophilaceae archaeon DNA segment encodes these proteins:
- a CDS encoding bifunctional metallophosphatase/5'-nucleotidase: MANLKKLTLLHSNDMHGDFLAENVDENLIGGVSMLSGYVNKVRQEEKNVIYAIAGDMFRGSIIDSEYRGISTVEIMNLLGPDIVTVGNHEVDYGVAHLLFLEKCAEFPIINANLHIKTNHKRLFEPCHIIQIDGMKILFIGVLTENVLAQCKTDGIIGTFINVEDAAEEIGRICNTYNSIDIDFTVLLTHIGFEEDKKLASLLDPAWGVDVIIGGHSHTFLEEPFVVNGIPIVQAGVGTDQIGRFDITIDTDNNCIDSYIWRPIPITSDNCPKDPSIDEILGSYKSRTDEKYGRIITKFVRQLTHPTRIRETELGDLFSDVMKDALGVDIFLMGSGSIRNEQLGPVVTKRDLRECFPYDDEVHMIYVTGAQLKHMIMRMLRDEVWEGAHCEFYQLSRGLLVEYDQATHSFLRFEFEGKPVEDQEVFSVGLQHFHFLNMKDSFDITLEEVSVNRKPRVVSTSCTQVIEEALQAGQHQNAEGKGRLILHLL, translated from the coding sequence ATGGCCAATCTGAAGAAGCTTACGCTGCTGCATTCCAACGATATGCACGGCGATTTTTTAGCCGAGAACGTCGACGAGAATCTTATCGGAGGGGTCTCCATGCTCTCCGGGTATGTGAACAAGGTCCGCCAGGAAGAGAAGAACGTGATCTATGCCATCGCAGGGGACATGTTCAGAGGCTCCATCATCGATTCGGAATACCGTGGCATCTCAACCGTCGAGATCATGAACCTTCTGGGCCCGGACATAGTCACCGTCGGAAACCATGAGGTGGATTATGGCGTGGCGCATCTGCTTTTCCTCGAGAAATGCGCCGAGTTCCCGATCATCAACGCCAACCTCCACATCAAGACCAACCACAAGCGTCTGTTCGAGCCTTGCCACATCATACAGATCGATGGGATGAAGATCCTTTTCATAGGGGTACTCACCGAGAACGTTTTGGCGCAATGCAAAACCGACGGGATAATCGGGACGTTCATCAACGTCGAGGATGCGGCCGAGGAGATCGGGAGGATCTGCAACACATACAATTCCATCGACATCGACTTCACGGTGCTGCTGACACATATCGGCTTCGAGGAGGACAAGAAGCTAGCGTCCCTGCTCGATCCCGCATGGGGAGTCGACGTCATCATAGGCGGGCATTCCCACACGTTCCTCGAGGAGCCTTTCGTGGTCAACGGCATCCCGATAGTCCAGGCCGGGGTGGGAACGGATCAGATCGGCCGTTTCGACATAACCATAGACACGGACAACAACTGCATCGATTCGTATATCTGGCGCCCTATCCCGATAACATCCGATAATTGTCCCAAAGACCCCTCCATCGACGAGATTCTGGGATCCTACAAATCCCGTACCGACGAGAAATACGGCAGAATCATCACCAAGTTCGTGAGGCAGCTGACGCATCCGACCAGGATAAGGGAGACCGAGCTCGGAGATCTGTTCAGCGACGTCATGAAGGACGCCCTCGGAGTGGACATATTCCTGATGGGTTCCGGAAGCATCCGCAACGAGCAGCTGGGTCCTGTCGTCACGAAAAGGGATCTGCGCGAGTGCTTCCCATACGACGACGAGGTCCACATGATATACGTCACCGGCGCCCAGCTGAAGCACATGATCATGCGCATGCTCAGGGACGAGGTGTGGGAAGGCGCCCACTGCGAGTTCTATCAGCTCTCAAGGGGCCTCCTGGTGGAATACGACCAAGCCACCCATTCATTCCTCAGATTCGAATTCGAAGGTAAGCCTGTCGAGGACCAGGAAGTGTTCAGCGTCGGGCTTCAGCATTTCCATTTCCTGAACATGAAGGATTCCTTCGACATAACTTTGGAGGAGGTAAGCGTCAACCGCAAACCCCGCGTGGTATCCACGTCATGCACGCAGGTCATCGAAGAGGCGCTGCAGGCTGGTCAGCACCAGAATGCGGAAGGAAAAGGAAGGCTTATATTGCACCTTCTGTAA
- a CDS encoding CopG family transcriptional regulator — translation MSLNDENLDALERIQKAYGLSGRSEAVRASIGAALADIREIEEMEGQVEGVLVIVRRNHDDPWMIRLQAKYERAIKTQLHSHLRDHKCLEVMVISCDSPDLSKMLRDINSEGKADYVKFVRG, via the coding sequence ATCTCGTTGAACGATGAGAATCTGGATGCTCTTGAGAGGATTCAGAAGGCATATGGTCTCAGCGGACGGTCAGAGGCGGTCCGCGCATCGATAGGGGCCGCTTTGGCGGATATCCGCGAGATAGAAGAGATGGAAGGGCAGGTGGAGGGGGTTCTCGTCATAGTCCGCAGGAACCACGACGATCCGTGGATGATACGTCTGCAGGCGAAGTATGAGCGGGCCATCAAGACCCAGTTGCATTCGCATCTGCGGGATCACAAATGCCTTGAGGTCATGGTCATCTCATGCGACTCTCCCGATCTCAGCAAAATGCTCCGGGACATCAATTCCGAAGGAAAAGCCGATTATGTGAAATTCGTACGCGGATGA
- the serS gene encoding serine--tRNA ligase, producing the protein MLDVNVIRAEPEKIRSMLKNRNKDDAILDRFLAADQEWRDLTGENNRLRKIRNEVSLQISKMPKGDEKDAKIAEMREVSESIKKNDDRMAELEEIRQECVLNIPNIPHESVPIGKDENDNVVVYEAGERRKFDFKPKEHWEIGEDLGIIDFERGTKVAGSGFYCLKGDGARLERALINYFLDTHQDQGYTELFPPVIVNKNAVIGTGQYPNLKDDMYYLERDDMFLNPTAEVPVTNLLQDEILEKSQLPIYYTAYLPSFRREVGKHADTRGIIRVHEFNKVEMVNFVLPENSYARLEELRKNAEDIINGLRLPYRVLLLCTGDMSFSCSKCYDLELYAPGKDAWLEASSCSNFTDFQARRARIKYRPEPHLKSEFVHTLNGSGLALPRTMVAILENYQNKDGTVTVPEVLRHYMRGQETIGRR; encoded by the coding sequence ATGCTTGACGTGAACGTTATTAGAGCGGAACCTGAGAAGATCAGGTCGATGCTGAAGAACAGAAACAAAGACGATGCCATTCTGGACAGATTCCTGGCGGCCGACCAGGAATGGAGGGACCTCACCGGAGAGAACAACCGCCTGAGGAAGATCAGGAACGAGGTCTCGCTTCAGATCTCCAAGATGCCCAAAGGAGACGAGAAAGACGCCAAGATCGCCGAGATGCGCGAGGTGTCCGAGAGCATCAAGAAGAATGACGACAGGATGGCGGAGCTGGAGGAGATCAGGCAGGAATGCGTCCTCAACATCCCCAACATCCCCCACGAATCCGTCCCCATCGGAAAGGACGAGAACGACAACGTCGTAGTTTACGAAGCCGGGGAAAGGAGGAAGTTCGACTTCAAGCCCAAGGAGCACTGGGAAATCGGAGAAGACCTGGGCATCATCGATTTCGAGCGCGGGACGAAGGTCGCCGGAAGCGGATTCTACTGCCTGAAAGGCGACGGAGCCAGGCTCGAGCGCGCCCTCATCAACTATTTCCTCGACACCCATCAGGATCAGGGATACACCGAGCTTTTCCCGCCGGTAATCGTCAACAAGAACGCCGTAATCGGGACCGGACAGTACCCCAACCTCAAGGACGACATGTACTACCTGGAGAGGGACGACATGTTCCTCAACCCTACAGCAGAAGTTCCCGTCACCAACCTGCTTCAGGACGAGATCCTCGAGAAATCCCAGCTTCCCATCTACTACACCGCGTATCTTCCGTCGTTCAGGCGCGAAGTCGGCAAGCACGCCGATACCAGGGGAATCATCAGGGTCCACGAATTCAACAAAGTGGAGATGGTCAATTTCGTCCTGCCGGAGAACTCCTACGCCAGGCTCGAAGAGCTGAGGAAGAATGCGGAGGACATAATCAACGGTCTCAGGCTTCCTTACAGGGTGCTCCTGCTGTGCACCGGGGACATGAGCTTCTCATGCTCCAAATGCTACGATCTCGAGCTCTACGCCCCCGGAAAGGACGCGTGGCTGGAGGCATCCTCGTGCTCCAACTTCACCGACTTCCAGGCCAGAAGAGCCAGGATAAAATACAGGCCCGAACCCCACCTCAAGAGCGAGTTCGTGCATACCCTCAACGGATCCGGGCTTGCGCTGCCCAGGACCATGGTCGCCATCCTGGAGAACTACCAGAACAAAGACGGCACCGTGACGGTCCCTGAAGTCCTCAGGCATTACATGAGAGGCCAAGAGACCATCGGCAGGCGCTGA
- a CDS encoding transposase yields MRRLQLDETGVRCGGKLMWVHSSSTPQFTYQTVSEKRGTEGIYDNGVLKDFRGIAVHDCWHPYWNFWRAKHAVCCAHLLRELTGVEEMEPGHEWPRRFRSLLLDMKSEKEAAQADGKDSLDAKQLQRFDDLYDEIIQLADSERPPPPGPRSEKEGKTQAGEGARSHRAPPRLEGVRDPLRP; encoded by the coding sequence ATGCGACGTCTCCAACTCGACGAGACCGGAGTGAGATGCGGTGGCAAGCTGATGTGGGTCCACAGTTCCTCGACGCCGCAGTTCACCTACCAGACTGTCAGCGAGAAGCGCGGGACAGAAGGCATATACGACAACGGGGTCCTCAAGGATTTCCGGGGGATAGCGGTCCATGACTGCTGGCACCCTTACTGGAATTTCTGGAGGGCGAAGCACGCTGTCTGCTGCGCGCATCTGCTGAGGGAGCTTACGGGTGTGGAGGAGATGGAGCCGGGCCATGAATGGCCACGGCGTTTCAGAAGCCTTCTCCTGGACATGAAGTCCGAAAAAGAGGCAGCCCAAGCCGATGGGAAGGATTCTCTGGACGCGAAGCAACTGCAGCGTTTCGACGATCTGTACGACGAGATCATCCAATTGGCAGATTCCGAGCGCCCTCCCCCGCCGGGACCCCGGAGTGAAAAGGAGGGGAAAACGCAAGCTGGGGAAGGAGCGCGCTCTCATAGAGCGCCTCCGCGCCTTGAAGGGGTCCGTGACCCTCTTCGTCCATGA
- a CDS encoding 4-hydroxy-tetrahydrodipicolinate reductase produces MGTLIIRRVLATEGMEIASAFDIVNIGKDIGDVVGVGALGVPVSDSSELAAVLKESKTDVLIDFTIAKATAVNAPIAASAGVNLIIGTTGLSAEQKTAITDAVIKNNVAAVISSNYSIGVGVFFKLIRDAAGYLGNEYDVEIIEAHHNQKKDAPSGTAMTAAEIISKAMGGKELICGREGVCPRGKEIGIHSIRGGDIVGDHTVMFIGNSERIEIRHQAHSREIFVGGAVMAAKWVVSQKKGIVYGMEDVLS; encoded by the coding sequence ATGGGGACTCTCATCATACGCCGCGTCTTGGCTACCGAAGGTATGGAAATAGCTTCCGCATTCGACATCGTGAACATCGGAAAAGATATCGGGGATGTCGTCGGAGTGGGAGCTTTGGGGGTTCCGGTATCTGATTCTTCCGAATTGGCAGCCGTTCTCAAAGAAAGCAAGACCGACGTTCTGATAGATTTCACCATAGCCAAGGCTACCGCTGTCAACGCTCCGATCGCAGCGTCGGCTGGGGTCAATCTCATCATAGGGACTACCGGCCTCAGCGCAGAGCAGAAGACTGCGATCACCGACGCCGTGATAAAGAACAACGTCGCCGCTGTGATCTCATCCAACTACTCCATCGGAGTCGGGGTCTTCTTCAAGCTGATCAGGGATGCCGCCGGATACCTAGGTAACGAGTACGACGTCGAGATAATAGAGGCCCATCACAACCAGAAAAAGGACGCGCCCAGCGGGACTGCCATGACTGCCGCCGAGATAATCAGCAAGGCCATGGGCGGAAAAGAGCTCATCTGCGGAAGAGAAGGCGTATGCCCCCGCGGGAAAGAGATCGGCATCCATTCGATCAGAGGCGGAGACATCGTCGGAGATCACACCGTCATGTTCATCGGGAACTCGGAGCGCATCGAAATCCGCCATCAGGCCCATTCCAGGGAGATTTTCGTAGGCGGCGCTGTGATGGCTGCCAAGTGGGTAGTCTCCCAGAAAAAAGGAATCGTTTACGGCATGGAAGACGTGCTGAGCTGA
- a CDS encoding transposase, which translates to MKGSVTLFVHDFRAPFDNNQAERDVRNLKTKVKVSGCFRTKEGARRHLQVMSYISTARKQGGNAFESLVTALSNHQDLS; encoded by the coding sequence TTGAAGGGGTCCGTGACCCTCTTCGTCCATGATTTCAGGGCTCCATTTGACAACAACCAGGCGGAACGCGATGTTCGCAATCTGAAGACGAAGGTCAAGGTCAGCGGATGCTTCCGCACCAAGGAAGGGGCTAGGAGGCATCTGCAGGTGATGTCGTACATCAGTACGGCCAGGAAGCAAGGCGGGAACGCCTTCGAATCATTGGTGACGGCTCTTTCGAACCATCAGGACCTATCGTAA
- a CDS encoding cation:proton antiporter: protein MEFMLQLLFTMAVLFICARIGSAIVSKFGLPGLIGEIVMGIVIANLSFGDWSLLSVLDISIPGPGEEATSGSDVYTVIKVFAELGVIFLLFSVGLETKVSDLLGSGKAALLAAVLGVLLPFMCGIAIIMVMDGNMNHALFMGAAMVATSVGITARIIKDMKLMDTREARIIIAAAVIDDVLGMIVLAVVNGIAGSGEISIVDIILITLQAVAFVVAVILICKHLIPRIYDYRRSKHDSKVNQGKVPYSFNKLVLAIIVCLAMSAFAEFIGLAAIIGAFLAGMLFAEYAWEWDLEHKVESITTFLISFFFLNVGLQVDVFALTDVSVLVLTIIIIAAALLTKYVGCGMGAKLGDKDLDKDGMNIIGVGMMPRGEVGIIVASIGLASGAMSMELYAVVVLMSVLTTIIAPPMLSKLFRRKYQEQYRIMPDDRI, encoded by the coding sequence ATGGAATTCATGCTTCAGCTCCTGTTCACGATGGCGGTGCTGTTCATATGCGCCCGCATAGGTTCCGCCATCGTAAGCAAGTTCGGATTGCCGGGGCTGATCGGAGAGATCGTCATGGGAATCGTGATAGCCAACCTTTCCTTCGGGGATTGGTCTCTGCTCTCCGTTCTCGACATATCCATCCCGGGTCCGGGCGAAGAGGCGACATCGGGAAGCGACGTATATACGGTCATCAAAGTATTCGCCGAACTCGGCGTTATATTTCTGCTGTTCTCCGTCGGTTTGGAGACTAAGGTGAGCGATCTGCTCGGCTCGGGTAAGGCTGCGCTTCTGGCTGCGGTTCTGGGGGTTCTCCTCCCGTTCATGTGCGGGATCGCCATAATAATGGTCATGGATGGCAACATGAACCACGCCTTGTTCATGGGTGCGGCCATGGTAGCAACATCTGTGGGGATTACCGCGCGTATCATCAAAGATATGAAACTGATGGATACCCGCGAGGCGCGCATCATCATAGCTGCAGCGGTCATAGATGATGTGTTGGGGATGATAGTGCTTGCGGTAGTCAATGGGATCGCGGGTTCCGGAGAGATCTCCATCGTAGACATTATTCTCATCACCCTGCAGGCAGTCGCGTTCGTCGTCGCGGTCATACTCATCTGCAAGCACCTGATCCCGAGGATCTACGATTATCGCCGCAGCAAGCATGACAGCAAGGTCAACCAGGGGAAAGTCCCGTATTCGTTCAATAAGCTGGTTCTAGCCATAATCGTCTGTCTTGCGATGTCCGCTTTCGCCGAATTCATAGGTCTCGCGGCGATCATCGGTGCGTTCCTTGCCGGAATGCTGTTTGCGGAGTACGCGTGGGAATGGGACTTAGAGCACAAAGTGGAATCCATTACCACTTTCCTCATATCGTTCTTCTTCCTCAATGTCGGCCTTCAGGTAGACGTCTTTGCGTTGACGGATGTCAGTGTTCTCGTGCTGACGATCATAATCATCGCCGCCGCTCTCCTCACGAAGTATGTGGGATGCGGGATGGGAGCCAAGCTCGGGGACAAAGATCTAGACAAGGATGGAATGAACATCATAGGCGTAGGCATGATGCCCAGAGGCGAGGTCGGAATAATAGTCGCATCGATCGGTCTCGCCAGCGGTGCGATGTCCATGGAGCTTTACGCTGTCGTGGTTCTGATGTCCGTCCTGACGACCATCATAGCTCCTCCCATGCTGTCCAAGCTGTTCAGGAGGAAGTACCAGGAACAGTACAGAATAATGCCGGATGACCGCATCTGA
- the lysS gene encoding lysine--tRNA ligase yields the protein MHWAEVIAEKIADNCDNPVIATGISPTGIIHVGSLREPITGEAVRSAVEAKGKKARLIYLIDSFDPLRECYPFLPKEYEKYVGMPISRIPCPCGKHRNYAHHFVQPFLDAVKSLEINCEVIWTHELYSEGKFTKCIDDAMTKREEVVKILHEVTGKEENNNYAPFKPVCEKCGRFADPVLDTYKFPTVEYYCKCGFHGFCDIRTGEGKLTWRLEWPAKWTIFGTSAEPFGKDHAAAGGSYDSGKRIVSEIYGGEAPIPIPYEFVQLKNGGGVVQMHKSKGCPVTGLDAIQMTPPEVLNYMFLRVLPSRTIDYDYGMGILDMADEYDRMEQKYFAKEWKESEDNTVRAYEIAQHNHVPAKMPIQVPYRHLVSIVQMTTNFKEVLDVLSRNTSFQGATDEDIKRLWRRCECVKFWLNGFAPDAVKFTVLQTVPNTDSISMNEKIFFQALVERMNDCNWTAEEINDIISEKSKSTPIGSKSAYASLYRIFIGKDRGPRLGFFLSSLDKKFVINRLVQASV from the coding sequence ATGCACTGGGCAGAGGTTATTGCGGAGAAAATAGCCGATAACTGCGACAATCCGGTTATCGCCACGGGCATCAGTCCCACAGGGATCATACACGTGGGGAGCCTGAGAGAACCGATCACTGGCGAGGCGGTCCGCAGCGCCGTGGAAGCCAAAGGGAAAAAAGCCAGGCTCATCTATCTCATCGATTCCTTCGACCCTCTCAGGGAGTGCTATCCGTTCCTGCCCAAAGAGTATGAGAAATACGTCGGAATGCCGATCTCCAGGATTCCCTGCCCATGCGGCAAGCACAGGAATTACGCCCATCATTTCGTGCAGCCTTTCCTGGATGCCGTCAAATCCCTTGAGATCAACTGCGAAGTCATATGGACCCACGAGCTGTATTCCGAGGGGAAATTCACCAAGTGCATCGACGACGCGATGACCAAGAGGGAGGAAGTCGTCAAGATTCTCCATGAGGTCACGGGGAAAGAGGAGAACAACAATTACGCCCCGTTCAAGCCGGTCTGCGAGAAGTGCGGAAGGTTTGCCGACCCTGTTTTGGACACTTACAAGTTCCCGACCGTGGAGTACTATTGCAAATGCGGTTTCCACGGATTCTGCGACATCAGGACCGGAGAGGGGAAGCTCACTTGGAGGCTGGAATGGCCTGCAAAATGGACCATTTTCGGCACATCGGCCGAACCGTTCGGAAAGGACCACGCGGCCGCCGGCGGGTCCTACGATTCCGGGAAGAGGATCGTTTCCGAGATCTACGGCGGCGAAGCGCCCATACCAATCCCATACGAATTCGTCCAGCTCAAGAACGGCGGCGGCGTCGTCCAGATGCACAAGTCTAAGGGATGCCCGGTCACCGGTCTCGACGCGATCCAGATGACTCCTCCTGAGGTCCTCAACTACATGTTCCTAAGGGTCCTGCCGTCAAGGACCATCGATTACGACTACGGCATGGGAATCCTGGATATGGCTGACGAGTATGACAGGATGGAGCAGAAATACTTCGCAAAGGAGTGGAAGGAGAGCGAGGACAACACGGTCAGGGCGTACGAGATAGCCCAGCACAACCATGTTCCCGCCAAGATGCCCATCCAGGTCCCGTACAGGCATCTGGTGAGCATAGTCCAGATGACCACGAATTTCAAGGAGGTTTTGGACGTCCTTTCCAGGAATACCAGCTTCCAGGGCGCCACGGATGAGGACATCAAGAGGCTCTGGCGCAGATGCGAATGCGTCAAATTCTGGCTCAACGGTTTCGCGCCGGATGCGGTGAAGTTCACCGTCCTCCAAACTGTCCCGAACACGGATTCCATATCCATGAACGAGAAGATATTCTTCCAGGCGTTGGTCGAGAGGATGAACGACTGCAACTGGACCGCCGAGGAGATAAACGACATAATCTCGGAGAAGTCCAAGAGCACCCCCATCGGATCCAAAAGCGCTTACGCTTCCCTGTACAGGATTTTCATCGGCAAAGACAGGGGCCCGAGGCTGGGATTCTTCCTGTCGAGCCTGGACAAGAAATTCGTCATAAACAGGCTGGTCCAGGCCAGCGTCTGA
- a CDS encoding preprotein translocase subunit Sec61beta, with translation MASKKNDTGFQSSAGLMRYFDTEDDKGLKISPRTVIGLAIAATVIVLLANTLAPI, from the coding sequence ATGGCCTCCAAGAAAAACGACACCGGGTTCCAATCTTCCGCAGGTCTTATGAGGTACTTCGATACCGAAGACGACAAAGGCCTCAAGATAAGCCCCAGGACTGTCATAGGACTTGCCATCGCGGCAACCGTCATAGTGCTCCTCGCCAACACTCTGGCCCCCATCTGA
- a CDS encoding HD domain-containing protein, whose product MPALNANIMYLFFESANMHRWNDHIRPLDLTELDKQAHKAAIAWVLGKTEESAGNPVSWRKIIENTMFSFIQRSVLTDLKPQVFYKITQEKSAEVNAFIISEVRRSVPDFDSDLLSRFEEFLGSDQKSLEDDIIRAAHYLATRWEFELIYESNRSLYGIDQTRKEISQQIGQFIHLKGVSEILAEGHPYDFIDLVGQLRFQQRWARTPRIPRTSVLGHSLMVADAMYLADVDAKEDERTVYNDFYTALFHDLPEVLTKDVISPIKASIGGLESILQEYEHEQIDNVIMPLLNPDWRDEFRFMVYDPFHDEEGGRFGRRKGYDIKTCDLYAAYMEAMISRSYGVTSNSLAQGETQLREKLMSRKGLDAKALVEGLGKMQI is encoded by the coding sequence ATGCCGGCGCTGAACGCGAACATAATGTATCTTTTCTTCGAGTCGGCGAACATGCATCGCTGGAACGACCATATCCGCCCTCTGGATCTGACGGAATTGGATAAGCAGGCCCATAAGGCCGCCATAGCCTGGGTTCTGGGGAAGACCGAGGAGAGCGCTGGGAATCCGGTTTCCTGGAGGAAGATCATCGAGAATACGATGTTCTCGTTCATCCAAAGGTCGGTCCTGACCGATCTCAAGCCTCAGGTATTCTACAAGATAACGCAGGAGAAATCCGCAGAGGTGAACGCGTTCATCATTTCCGAGGTCCGCCGTTCGGTGCCGGATTTCGATTCGGATCTGCTCTCGCGTTTCGAGGAGTTCCTCGGCTCGGATCAGAAGTCCCTCGAGGACGACATCATCCGCGCCGCACATTATCTTGCCACCCGCTGGGAGTTCGAACTGATATACGAATCCAATCGTTCCCTGTACGGGATAGACCAGACCCGCAAGGAGATATCGCAGCAGATAGGGCAGTTCATCCATCTCAAAGGCGTCAGCGAGATCCTCGCCGAAGGCCATCCTTACGATTTCATAGACCTCGTAGGGCAGCTCAGATTCCAGCAGCGCTGGGCGAGAACCCCCCGCATCCCCAGGACCTCTGTATTGGGGCATTCCCTGATGGTGGCCGACGCCATGTATCTGGCCGACGTGGACGCCAAGGAAGACGAGAGGACCGTCTACAACGACTTCTACACCGCTTTGTTCCACGATCTCCCCGAGGTCCTCACAAAGGACGTAATCTCTCCGATAAAGGCCAGCATAGGCGGCTTGGAAAGCATCCTCCAGGAATATGAGCACGAGCAGATCGACAATGTGATCATGCCTCTTCTCAACCCGGATTGGAGGGACGAATTCAGGTTCATGGTATACGATCCGTTCCATGACGAGGAAGGCGGGAGATTCGGCAGAAGGAAAGGCTACGACATCAAGACGTGCGACCTTTACGCCGCATACATGGAAGCCATGATATCCCGCAGCTACGGCGTGACTTCGAACTCTTTGGCCCAAGGGGAGACCCAGCTCCGCGAAAAACTGATGTCAAGGAAAGGTTTGGATGCCAAGGCCCTCGTGGAAGGCCTCGGCAAGATGCAGATCTGA
- a CDS encoding (Fe-S)-binding protein, with the protein MNTLQDEIDSLRMKCIGCGKCSLVCPSLKHGGCDPKEIMIGNDRDILQCIACGNCSRVCRRTDPFTVMRDLISIAKGLRVSQAFKDTGYAQPMDDVPSRELKPEWTGDDAYIMPGCMVKCKVPYVEYAASKAMKAIGVGCRELEGNTCCMHPPQFREMTEFERRRYKSSMGAAAKGKSLIALCCGCSDDLNESGVDAVHIIPYLAERLDSLPKFSDSVKVAIEPGCSAMRFGKEMRAIVESMGCKVVNSKMGCCGKYSPQSEKLMEEREAECAGAEFIVVGCPMCLIRYEDCPEGLPTVHIAELVAMSAGDWTTLEYHKIKP; encoded by the coding sequence ATGAATACGCTGCAGGATGAGATCGATTCTCTCCGCATGAAATGCATCGGATGCGGGAAATGCTCCCTGGTATGCCCGTCGCTGAAGCACGGGGGGTGCGACCCGAAAGAGATCATGATCGGAAACGACCGCGACATCCTCCAATGCATCGCCTGCGGGAATTGCTCCAGAGTCTGCCGCAGAACCGATCCCTTCACCGTCATGAGGGATTTGATCAGCATCGCGAAAGGACTGCGCGTATCCCAGGCTTTCAAGGATACAGGGTATGCCCAACCCATGGATGACGTCCCCTCAAGAGAGTTGAAGCCCGAATGGACAGGAGACGACGCGTACATCATGCCGGGGTGCATGGTCAAATGCAAAGTCCCATATGTGGAATACGCGGCGTCCAAAGCCATGAAAGCCATCGGTGTCGGATGCAGAGAACTCGAAGGGAATACCTGCTGCATGCATCCCCCGCAATTCCGCGAGATGACAGAGTTCGAGAGACGGAGATACAAGAGCTCAATGGGAGCCGCTGCGAAAGGCAAGAGTTTGATAGCCCTATGCTGCGGATGCAGCGACGATCTGAATGAATCGGGTGTAGATGCGGTCCACATCATTCCGTATCTGGCGGAGCGCTTGGATTCCCTGCCCAAATTCAGCGATTCTGTGAAAGTCGCCATCGAGCCCGGATGCTCCGCGATGAGATTCGGCAAAGAGATGAGAGCCATCGTGGAATCTATGGGATGCAAGGTTGTGAACTCGAAAATGGGATGCTGCGGAAAGTATTCTCCCCAATCAGAAAAACTGATGGAAGAGCGCGAGGCGGAATGCGCCGGCGCCGAATTCATCGTGGTTGGATGCCCGATGTGCCTCATAAGATACGAGGACTGCCCGGAAGGCCTGCCAACAGTGCATATCGCCGAGCTTGTCGCTATGTCTGCCGGAGACTGGACGACCTTGGAATACCACAAGATAAAACCGTGA